The following are from one region of the Desulfovibrionales bacterium genome:
- the galT gene encoding galactose-1-phosphate uridylyltransferase, with protein sequence MPELRQNPATRFWVVIAKERSRRPHNFIQVKPAMSTEPYLTECPFCEGNEHLTPPETLAYRSGGQSNGPGWWVRAVPNKFAAFVSEGDLERQHDGANFFHRMDAVGHHEVIIESNKHNEHLFLMDDWHVQEVVLAYLERYQMLHIDPRCKFIIIFKNHGLSAGTSLEHPHSQLVATPIVPTDIRIRFDRAAYYYDDTGKCVYCDIIREEKQGGERVILETDKFIAVHPFASQVPFETWIMPKEHSASFGLITMEDAKAFAVILKTVLKKQYIGLHDPDFNYIIHTAPVKDEHEDYFHWHLQIRPRLTTAAGFEMGTGIYINTAIPEETAQFMRSVQV encoded by the coding sequence TTGCCAGAGCTAAGACAAAATCCAGCCACACGCTTCTGGGTAGTTATAGCCAAGGAACGTTCAAGGCGTCCGCATAACTTCATCCAGGTCAAGCCCGCCATGTCCACAGAACCCTATCTGACAGAATGCCCTTTCTGTGAGGGCAACGAACACCTTACCCCGCCGGAGACCCTGGCTTATCGAAGCGGAGGCCAGTCCAACGGCCCGGGGTGGTGGGTACGGGCGGTTCCCAATAAATTTGCCGCCTTTGTCTCTGAAGGAGATTTAGAGCGGCAGCATGACGGGGCCAACTTCTTTCATCGTATGGATGCCGTAGGCCACCATGAGGTCATTATCGAATCCAATAAACATAACGAGCACCTATTCCTGATGGATGATTGGCATGTGCAAGAGGTTGTTCTGGCCTACCTGGAACGCTACCAGATGCTGCACATCGACCCCCGCTGCAAATTTATCATTATCTTTAAAAATCATGGCCTTTCCGCCGGGACCTCCCTTGAACATCCACATTCCCAGTTAGTGGCCACACCCATTGTACCGACAGATATCCGCATCCGGTTTGACCGCGCCGCATATTATTACGACGACACCGGCAAGTGTGTCTATTGTGATATAATCCGGGAAGAAAAGCAGGGCGGCGAACGGGTCATATTGGAGACCGATAAATTTATCGCTGTCCACCCTTTCGCCTCCCAGGTGCCCTTCGAGACCTGGATTATGCCCAAGGAACACAGCGCCTCGTTTGGCCTTATCACTATGGAGGATGCCAAGGCCTTTGCCGTTATACTGAAGACAGTTCTTAAAAAACAATACATCGGCCTGCATGACCCGGATTTTAATTACATAATACATACCGCACCGGTAAAGGATGAGCACGAGGATTACTTCCACTGGCACCTGCAGATCCGGCCCCGCCTGACCACCGCAGCCGGTTTTGAGATGGGAACCGGCATATACATTAATACCGCCATACCGGAAGAAACCGCTCAATTCATGCGCAGTGTACAGGTCTGA
- a CDS encoding DHH family phosphoesterase yields MKIFDKTDRVLIVISADPDSIASALAMKRLLWRRVQGVTIAHNNEIKRLDNLAMIKLLNVPLQRLQTLAPETFTRKVMLDSQPYHNPDFAHIDYDAVIDHHPAVEPVKASWVDIRPEYGATASVMFEYLRAARIKPSVRIATALFHAIKVDTENFTKRATSQDIAAFTRLFDQVNQALIRKIESSDIRLSDLAYFRLALDKMRYSRKRIYCHVGKVEHPDILVLLADYFMRVYEIGWSIVSGFCGEKFIVIFRSDGYRKNAGNLAMQVFGAMGSAGGHRQSARAEIPKTNMPPSGREFSSRSLERLIVRHLKT; encoded by the coding sequence GTGAAAATTTTCGACAAGACTGATCGCGTACTCATCGTCATTAGCGCCGATCCGGACTCCATAGCCAGCGCCCTGGCTATGAAAAGGCTTCTGTGGAGACGCGTACAGGGTGTGACTATAGCCCATAACAACGAAATCAAACGGCTCGACAACCTGGCTATGATAAAACTCCTTAATGTCCCTCTGCAACGCCTGCAGACGCTGGCGCCCGAGACCTTTACCCGCAAAGTAATGCTTGATTCACAGCCTTACCACAATCCGGACTTTGCCCACATTGACTACGATGCGGTGATCGACCACCACCCTGCCGTTGAACCGGTCAAGGCCTCCTGGGTTGATATAAGGCCGGAATATGGGGCCACGGCCTCCGTCATGTTTGAATATCTGCGCGCCGCACGCATAAAGCCCTCGGTACGGATAGCTACAGCCCTTTTCCATGCTATAAAGGTGGATACGGAAAACTTTACCAAACGGGCTACGAGTCAGGACATCGCGGCATTTACCCGTCTCTTTGACCAGGTAAACCAGGCGCTTATCCGAAAGATCGAATCGTCCGATATTAGACTAAGCGACCTGGCATATTTCAGGCTGGCTTTGGATAAAATGCGTTATTCCCGAAAACGTATTTACTGCCATGTAGGAAAAGTGGAGCACCCGGATATCCTGGTGCTTCTGGCCGATTATTTTATGCGTGTGTATGAGATTGGCTGGAGCATTGTTTCGGGTTTCTGCGGAGAAAAGTTCATAGTAATTTTTCGCTCTGACGGATACCGGAAAAATGCGGGTAACTTGGCCATGCAGGTCTTTGGCGCCATGGGCTCGGCCGGCGGACATCGCCAGAGCGCCCGCGCCGAAATCCCGAAAACTAATATGCCGCCCTCCGGCCGGGAATTTTCCTCCCGGAGTTTAGAGAGATTAATCGTCCGACACTTAAAGACCTGA
- the glgC gene encoding glucose-1-phosphate adenylyltransferase, producing the protein MPIKVLGIILAGGLGRRLSPLTRQRAKPSVPFGGKYRIIDFVLSNFINSGIYSIYVLMQFKCQSLMEHLRNGWTIGSAVSDFFIMPAPAQMRTDEDWYRGTADAVYQNLHLIEKFYPEVVAIFNADHIYRMDIRQMLQYHREKEAEVTVAAIPLPIEKSHPFGVIQVDDNWRIIGYEEKPENPHPIPGRPDTALVSMGNYLFNTTVLCETLKKDVESSGKYDLAGEIIPILFQKRRVFAYDFRINRIPGALNNGENIYWRDIGTIKAYYEANMDLTTPVPSFNLYNRRWPLRTASYATPPVKLIYDQYGREAMVRDSLIAGGTIISGGEIRNSIVGRHVFVGSRCVIEDSIIFDHVTLMEDVMIKKTIVDKNVTLPPGTRIGYDMEQDRRRYFVDPSGIVVVPKAEI; encoded by the coding sequence ATGCCGATTAAAGTATTAGGCATCATACTGGCGGGGGGCTTAGGCAGGAGACTTTCCCCTCTCACCCGGCAACGCGCCAAGCCCAGCGTTCCTTTTGGTGGAAAATATAGAATTATTGACTTTGTGCTCAGCAATTTCATTAATTCCGGAATCTACTCCATCTATGTGCTGATGCAATTTAAGTGTCAGTCGCTCATGGAGCACTTACGAAACGGATGGACGATAGGGAGCGCTGTCAGTGACTTTTTCATTATGCCGGCGCCGGCCCAGATGCGCACCGATGAAGACTGGTACCGGGGGACAGCGGATGCGGTATATCAGAACCTGCACCTCATCGAGAAATTTTATCCTGAAGTGGTGGCCATATTCAACGCCGACCATATCTACCGTATGGATATCAGGCAAATGCTGCAATACCACCGGGAAAAAGAAGCAGAGGTGACGGTTGCCGCCATACCCTTGCCTATAGAGAAAAGTCACCCTTTCGGAGTCATACAGGTTGACGATAACTGGCGGATCATCGGTTACGAGGAAAAACCGGAAAACCCGCATCCCATTCCCGGAAGGCCGGATACGGCCCTGGTTTCCATGGGTAATTACCTGTTTAATACTACAGTGCTTTGTGAAACATTGAAAAAGGACGTTGAATCAAGCGGCAAATATGATTTGGCGGGTGAGATTATCCCTATTTTATTCCAGAAAAGGCGGGTTTTTGCCTATGATTTTCGAATAAACAGAATCCCCGGGGCCCTTAATAATGGAGAAAATATTTATTGGCGGGATATAGGAACCATTAAGGCCTACTACGAGGCCAACATGGACCTTACAACCCCCGTGCCGTCTTTTAATCTTTATAACCGGCGCTGGCCGCTTAGAACCGCCAGCTACGCCACGCCACCGGTAAAGCTTATCTACGACCAGTATGGCCGGGAAGCCATGGTCAGAGATTCCCTGATCGCCGGCGGAACGATTATAAGCGGCGGCGAGATAAGAAATTCTATTGTGGGAAGACACGTCTTTGTGGGCAGCCGGTGTGTAATCGAAGACTCCATTATATTCGATCACGTTACCCTGATGGAAGACGTAATGATAAAAAAGACGATCGTCGATAAGAATGTTACTCTGCCTCCGGGCACGCGCATAGGTTATGATATGGAACAGGATCGCCGGCGTTATTTTGTCGATCCCTCCGGCATTGTGGTGGTGCCGAAAGCTGAGATATAA
- a CDS encoding sugar phosphate nucleotidyltransferase, giving the protein MQKILAMILAGGRVDELNVLTFYRPKSAVPFGGIYRVIDCPLSNLRYSNIENVGILSQYRSYSLINHIGQGGSWDMVGRHRGVTMLPPFQGHKASDWYKGTADAVFQNLDFIDYHKPDMVMVLSGDHIYRMSYQPMIAYHLKKKADLTAAFVAVETREAPRFGLAQIADEDRAGGRILLYQEKPAEPASTWASMTIYLFRPEALREALQENVKSDSHEFGRDIIPAMLGRYKVYGYKHTGYWGYSRKIEEYWQANMDTLGRRPKIVLREWMLRTNLEHQAICDRQPAVIGKTARINNSSFYHGCRIEGQVENSVLFPGVRIAKGAIVKDSVLFFDATVEEGAFMEKVISDVDVVIGAHTVIGKKNGADAPQGGITVIGRSTRIPAGMAIGPGCTIYPDLGSKQFTKKEIPSGEAVQ; this is encoded by the coding sequence ATGCAAAAGATTCTGGCTATGATTTTGGCCGGGGGCCGCGTGGACGAGCTGAATGTATTAACCTTCTACCGGCCTAAATCCGCTGTCCCCTTTGGCGGGATCTATCGCGTCATCGACTGCCCCTTGAGCAATCTTCGGTATTCAAACATCGAAAACGTGGGCATCCTTTCCCAGTATCGATCTTACTCCCTGATAAACCACATCGGCCAGGGAGGCTCCTGGGATATGGTGGGCAGGCATCGCGGGGTCACCATGCTCCCCCCCTTTCAAGGACATAAGGCCTCTGACTGGTACAAGGGAACGGCGGACGCCGTATTCCAGAATCTGGATTTTATCGACTACCATAAGCCGGACATGGTTATGGTCCTGTCCGGCGACCATATTTACAGGATGAGCTACCAGCCTATGATTGCCTATCACCTTAAAAAAAAGGCCGATCTTACGGCAGCCTTCGTAGCGGTAGAAACCAGAGAGGCCCCGCGTTTCGGCCTGGCGCAGATAGCAGATGAGGATAGGGCGGGCGGGAGAATTTTATTATACCAGGAAAAACCGGCCGAACCGGCCTCAACGTGGGCCTCCATGACCATTTATTTATTCCGGCCCGAGGCCCTGAGAGAAGCGCTGCAGGAAAACGTTAAAAGTGATTCCCATGAGTTTGGCCGGGATATCATACCCGCTATGCTGGGGCGCTATAAGGTATACGGGTACAAACATACGGGATACTGGGGCTATAGCCGTAAGATCGAGGAATACTGGCAGGCTAATATGGATACACTGGGCCGAAGGCCGAAGATCGTCCTCAGGGAATGGATGCTCAGGACCAATCTGGAGCATCAGGCTATTTGCGACCGTCAACCCGCCGTCATCGGGAAAACGGCGCGCATTAACAATTCCAGTTTTTACCACGGCTGCCGCATCGAAGGGCAGGTGGAAAATAGCGTGCTTTTCCCCGGCGTCAGGATAGCAAAAGGGGCCATCGTAAAAGACTCTGTATTGTTTTTTGATGCCACCGTGGAAGAAGGGGCCTTCATGGAAAAGGTCATATCCGATGTTGATGTCGTGATCGGCGCGCATACGGTCATCGGCAAAAAAAATGGGGCGGACGCGCCTCAGGGCGGGATCACGGTCATCGGCCGCTCTACCCGGATACCGGCCGGTATGGCCATCGGACCAGGGTGCACTATCTATCCGGACCTCGGGTCTAAGCAGTTCACAAAGAAAGAAATCCCATCCGGTGAGGCCGTACAATGA
- a CDS encoding sugar phosphate nucleotidyltransferase gives MNEALVMLLAGGVGSRLNIMVEARAKPAVPFGGIYRIIDFTLSNVMNSGINNVAVLTQYKPLSLMEHIGTGAPWDFIGRGRGAKILPPRTGQKDSDWYKGTADAMRQNIDYINSHPSREVLVLSGDHIYYMDYRPVIQFHRRKRADMTIAMMTVPMDQIRHFGTAITNRKGRIMEWEEKPETPRTNLASMGIYVFKTSYLLSVLQKTGEHDFGKHIIPMAINKDAVYAYPFQGYWRDVGTLDAYWRANMDLLDPSSGLTPEAWGVRPNLEEAGLMSDWPPAMILPGAKVSNSVISAGCVIEGTVEHSVLSPGVYVARGARVKDSVIMHECQIMAGSRIATAILDKKVNTGKNVIVGSGPRDTPNQEFPEQLFTGLAIIGKKTALPAGVCIGPNSIVYPGCGEADFGRKEVLPGSVIRPLTP, from the coding sequence ATGAATGAAGCACTCGTCATGCTGCTGGCCGGCGGCGTAGGGAGCCGCCTCAATATTATGGTGGAGGCCCGTGCCAAGCCTGCGGTGCCATTCGGCGGGATTTACCGCATCATAGACTTTACACTCAGCAATGTGATGAATTCCGGCATTAACAACGTGGCCGTTCTTACCCAGTATAAGCCCCTGTCCCTTATGGAGCACATCGGCACCGGCGCTCCGTGGGACTTTATCGGCCGCGGCCGCGGGGCCAAGATACTCCCGCCGCGCACCGGACAGAAGGATTCCGACTGGTACAAAGGCACAGCCGATGCCATGCGTCAGAATATAGATTATATCAATTCTCATCCCTCGCGGGAGGTACTGGTCCTCTCCGGCGACCATATCTACTACATGGATTATCGTCCTGTGATCCAGTTTCACCGCAGGAAAAGGGCGGATATGACCATCGCCATGATGACCGTCCCCATGGACCAGATAAGACACTTTGGCACGGCCATCACGAACCGGAAGGGACGCATAATGGAATGGGAAGAAAAGCCGGAAACGCCCAGAACCAACCTGGCCTCTATGGGCATCTATGTCTTCAAGACCTCATATCTTCTCTCTGTATTGCAAAAAACCGGGGAACATGACTTTGGTAAACATATTATACCCATGGCCATCAACAAAGACGCGGTCTATGCCTATCCTTTTCAGGGATACTGGCGCGACGTGGGCACTCTCGACGCCTACTGGAGGGCGAATATGGATCTCCTCGATCCATCAAGCGGGCTTACCCCCGAGGCCTGGGGAGTCAGACCAAACCTGGAAGAAGCCGGTTTAATGTCTGACTGGCCGCCGGCCATGATCCTGCCCGGGGCAAAGGTCTCCAATTCGGTTATATCTGCCGGCTGCGTCATAGAAGGGACGGTCGAACACTCTGTCCTGTCACCGGGCGTTTATGTGGCAAGGGGGGCTAGAGTAAAAGACTCGGTGATCATGCACGAATGTCAGATTATGGCCGGCAGCCGTATAGCAACGGCTATCCTGGATAAGAAAGTAAATACGGGGAAAAATGTTATCGTCGGGTCTGGCCCCAGAGACACACCTAATCAGGAGTTCCCCGAACAACTGTTTACCGGGCTGGCCATTATCGGCAAAAAAACTGCATTACCCGCAGGTGTATGCATAGGACCGAATAGTATTGTCTATCCGGGGTGCGGCGAGGCTGATTTCGGCCGGAAAGAGGTCTTGCCCGGTTCAGTGATCCGGCCGCTTACGCCATAG
- a CDS encoding PAS domain S-box protein has product MQNQAVESIGNVSSVERELKQALFERNILGQISRDLYSASTQDEVLDAAYRSVEKLGREISNICMFTEDGRYIQLVRVGIESGLAKNIERIAWRVIPGTSLLGYKIPLYEESIYKKMRDTGKPIVTGNIVMQDKDSVIRTTVERIAMDYTSPGSPLRLLIKTLVVPMLPYKSVIDMPIVAENKVTGAIALTSDTDLTENDLELLRTLALMAGSALERVRLLEKWKDHLVQLEKSEAKYRSLFEAAKDMIFIADLSGKLIDVNPSACHCLGFSPKRLRNQFMQNIYADEADWTNMMRAIEARGSQTIEINFRRKDGTTLPVEVNGTVSSQAGSKVVQIIARDLTEKKEAEYELRKTNAQLIQSAKLASIGELAAGVAHELNQPLTVIKGFAQSLLRKTNQEILNKELLQEVLPVVEKNAMRMGEIIDHLRTFSRLPHTKMEAVNINQVIENALLLMGRQLELYGIMVIKDYSSQGLFCHGHPGQLEQVVLNLLSNAKDALMERETSLERPGRAKDYKKILTIKAETGDNDHIILSVRDNGIGIAPENLDKVFDPFFTTKEAGKGTGLGLSVSYNIVEEHKGDIEIISGQGEGTEVKVILPACYYDGI; this is encoded by the coding sequence TTGCAGAATCAAGCAGTTGAGTCCATCGGTAACGTGTCATCCGTGGAAAGAGAATTAAAACAGGCCCTTTTTGAGAGAAATATACTCGGCCAGATCAGTCGCGATCTTTACTCGGCCAGCACCCAGGACGAGGTGCTCGATGCAGCCTACCGGAGCGTGGAAAAACTTGGACGGGAAATAAGCAATATATGCATGTTTACCGAAGACGGCCGCTATATACAACTGGTTCGCGTGGGCATCGAATCCGGATTGGCTAAGAATATAGAAAGAATCGCATGGCGTGTCATACCGGGCACTTCCCTCCTCGGCTATAAGATACCCCTCTATGAAGAAAGCATCTACAAAAAGATGCGGGATACAGGGAAACCCATTGTTACCGGGAACATCGTTATGCAAGATAAAGATAGTGTTATCAGAACCACTGTAGAACGAATAGCCATGGATTATACCTCTCCTGGCAGTCCCCTGCGTCTCCTTATCAAGACACTCGTCGTTCCCATGCTCCCCTATAAGTCGGTAATAGATATGCCCATTGTGGCGGAAAATAAGGTGACAGGGGCCATAGCCCTGACCAGTGACACAGACCTCACGGAAAATGATCTGGAGCTGCTGAGGACTCTGGCCCTGATGGCCGGAAGCGCCCTGGAGCGGGTCCGTCTTCTGGAAAAATGGAAAGATCACCTGGTGCAACTGGAAAAATCAGAGGCCAAATATCGAAGCCTGTTTGAAGCGGCCAAGGATATGATCTTCATCGCCGATCTAAGCGGTAAGCTTATTGATGTCAATCCCTCGGCCTGCCACTGCCTTGGTTTTAGTCCCAAAAGACTCCGGAATCAGTTTATGCAAAATATCTATGCGGACGAGGCGGACTGGACAAACATGATGCGGGCAATCGAGGCCAGAGGTTCTCAGACGATAGAGATAAATTTCAGAAGAAAAGACGGTACTACCCTGCCGGTAGAAGTAAACGGAACCGTCTCCTCTCAGGCAGGCAGTAAAGTGGTACAGATCATAGCCAGAGACCTTACCGAAAAAAAGGAGGCGGAATACGAACTCAGGAAGACGAATGCCCAACTGATCCAGTCGGCCAAACTGGCTTCTATCGGAGAACTGGCCGCCGGTGTAGCCCACGAACTCAATCAGCCTTTAACAGTTATTAAGGGCTTTGCCCAATCCTTACTGCGGAAAACCAACCAAGAAATTCTAAATAAAGAATTATTGCAGGAAGTACTCCCGGTCGTCGAGAAAAATGCCATGCGCATGGGAGAGATTATAGACCATCTACGCACCTTCTCACGTCTGCCCCATACGAAGATGGAAGCGGTAAACATTAACCAGGTAATAGAAAACGCCCTGCTCCTTATGGGGAGGCAGCTCGAGCTGTATGGCATAATGGTAATTAAGGACTATAGTTCGCAAGGCCTCTTCTGTCATGGCCATCCCGGGCAACTGGAACAGGTGGTATTAAACCTTCTGAGCAATGCCAAAGACGCCCTGATGGAACGGGAAACGTCTCTGGAAAGGCCGGGGAGAGCAAAAGACTACAAAAAAATATTAACTATAAAGGCTGAAACAGGCGATAACGACCATATAATCCTTAGCGTAAGAGATAACGGCATAGGCATCGCCCCGGAAAACCTGGATAAGGTTTTTGACCCATTTTTTACTACCAAGGAGGCAGGCAAAGGCACGGGCCTGGGCCTCTCCGTAAGCTACAACATAGTCGAGGAACACAAAGGTGATATCGAAATAATTTCCGGCCAGGGGGAAGGCACGGAAGTAAAGGTAATATTGCCCGCTTGTTATTACGACGGCATTTAA
- a CDS encoding response regulator — protein sequence MNGKILVVDDEADIRLLLRMELEERGFTVPEAGNGPEGIERFKAEHPDLVIADLRMSGMDGLAMIREMRKLDDMAQFIILTGYASIESVLQCIHQNLVYDYLVKPLSNMEDFIYTVQRAIEKRRLIIEKNNYLEALKQTNKKLEKAGAELEEKAAATENAYRQLKETQEMLIRSEKLSAIGELVSAVAHEINNPLTSILGYAQLLSQVSDTDRIRNGLRTIEKEALRTAKIVKNMLAFSDTGKIRQEAVNINTLIEQTLDFLSYDLHNHNIRVMKDFDKTLPVIKGDGHQIQQVFANIIINAKQAITQAFRMGTLEVRTRYEPERAVVIAEIADDGPGIPDDIRKRIFEPFFTTKRPGRGTGLGLSVSYRIIKEHDGDIFADWREPHGTIFTIRFPRPVGKEIASGPAKTVPKRQGEYRVLVVDDEPIILKLTCDILTGEGYDVETVTAGKMALEKLETRRYDLMLTDIIMPDIDGKELFNTVRDMGLLPPGGVIFMTGDTMNYETSRFLESSGVTYITKPFTVEDIKNIVSARIASLAARPRPTVGR from the coding sequence ATGAACGGAAAAATCTTGGTAGTTGATGATGAAGCCGATATCCGGCTGCTTCTGCGCATGGAACTCGAGGAAAGGGGATTCACTGTCCCGGAGGCTGGAAATGGTCCGGAGGGGATAGAGAGGTTCAAAGCCGAACATCCCGATCTGGTAATCGCCGATCTCAGGATGTCCGGGATGGACGGCCTGGCCATGATCCGGGAGATGAGAAAATTGGACGACATGGCCCAGTTTATAATACTGACCGGGTATGCCTCTATTGAGTCCGTTTTACAATGTATTCATCAGAACTTGGTTTATGATTACCTGGTAAAGCCTTTGTCAAACATGGAGGATTTTATCTATACGGTACAACGGGCCATAGAGAAGAGACGGCTCATCATAGAAAAAAATAATTATTTAGAGGCCCTGAAACAGACGAATAAAAAGCTGGAAAAAGCCGGGGCAGAGCTTGAAGAAAAAGCGGCTGCTACGGAAAATGCCTACCGGCAGTTGAAAGAAACACAAGAGATGCTCATTCGTTCCGAGAAACTTTCGGCCATAGGGGAACTGGTATCTGCGGTTGCCCACGAGATTAACAACCCCCTTACCTCTATCCTGGGGTATGCCCAGCTTCTGTCTCAAGTGTCTGATACAGATAGGATTAGAAACGGCCTGCGCACAATCGAGAAAGAGGCCTTGCGCACGGCCAAGATAGTTAAGAATATGCTTGCCTTCTCTGATACAGGGAAAATTCGGCAGGAAGCCGTCAATATAAATACATTAATAGAACAAACACTGGATTTTCTATCCTATGACCTGCACAATCACAATATCCGGGTAATGAAAGATTTCGACAAAACCCTCCCCGTTATAAAAGGTGATGGACATCAGATACAACAGGTATTTGCCAATATTATCATTAACGCCAAGCAGGCTATAACCCAGGCCTTCCGTATGGGGACACTGGAGGTGAGGACTCGTTACGAACCAGAACGCGCAGTGGTCATAGCGGAAATTGCAGATGACGGCCCGGGGATACCGGATGACATCCGAAAACGCATATTCGAACCTTTTTTTACGACGAAAAGACCGGGACGCGGAACGGGATTGGGACTCAGCGTCTCGTACCGTATAATTAAGGAACATGATGGCGACATATTTGCAGATTGGCGCGAACCGCATGGCACCATATTTACCATAAGGTTCCCGCGCCCGGTTGGAAAGGAAATCGCCTCCGGGCCGGCTAAAACAGTCCCCAAAAGACAGGGAGAATATCGGGTGCTGGTTGTGGATGACGAACCCATAATCCTTAAACTCACATGCGATATACTGACAGGGGAAGGATACGATGTGGAAACGGTTACAGCCGGTAAGATGGCCCTGGAAAAGCTGGAAACGAGGCGATATGACCTGATGCTGACGGATATAATAATGCCGGACATTGACGGTAAGGAACTTTTTAACACCGTCAGGGATATGGGATTGCTGCCGCCGGGAGGGGTGATATTTATGACCGGCGATACCATGAATTATGAGACAAGTAGATTTCTTGAGTCCAGCGGCGTAACTTACATAACCAAGCCCTTTACCGTTGAAGATATCAAAAATATCGTCTCAGCCAGAATAGCTTCTCTGGCCGCCCGGCCCAGGCCGACCGTAGGCCGGTAA